The following coding sequences are from one Cervus canadensis isolate Bull #8, Minnesota chromosome 4, ASM1932006v1, whole genome shotgun sequence window:
- the GDF9 gene encoding growth/differentiation factor 9 isoform X1: protein MALPNKFFLWFCCFAWLCFPISLDSQPSRGEAQIVARTALESEAETWSLLKHLDGRHRPGLLSPLLKVLYDGHGGHPRLQPDDRALRYMKRLYKTYATKEGTPKSNRSHLYNTVRLFTPCAQQKQAPGDQATGTLPSVDLLFNLDRVTVVEHLFKSVLLYTFNNSISFPFPVKCVCNLVIKEPEFSSKTLPRAPYSFTFNSQFEFRKKYKWIEIDVTAPLEPLVASHKRNIHMSVNFTCVKDQLQHRSAQDSLFNMTLLVAPSLLLYLNDTSAQAFHRWHSLHPKKRPSQGPDQKRGLSAYPMGEEAAEGVRSSRHRRDQESVSSELKKPLVPASLNLSEYFKQFLFPQNECELHDFRLSFSQLKWDNWIVAPHKYNPRYCKGDCPRAVGHRYGSPVHTMVQNIIHEKLDSSVPRPSCVPAKYSPLSVLAIEPDGSIAYKEYEDMIATKCTCR, encoded by the exons ATGGCACTTCCCAACAAATTCTTCCTTTGGTTTTGCTGCTTTGCCTGGCTCTGTTTTCCTATCAGCCTTGATTCTCAGCCTTCTAGGGGAGAAGCTCAGATTGTAGCTAGAACTGCATTGGAATCTGAGGCTGAGACTTGGTCCTTGCTGAAGCATCTAGATGGGAGACACAGACCTGgtctcctttcccctctcttaAAGGTTCTGTATGATGGGCACGGGGGACACCCCAGGCTGCAGCCAGATGACAGAGCTTTGCGCTACATGAAGAGGCTCTATAAGACATACGCTACCAAGGAGGGGACCCCTAAATCCAACAGAAGCCACCTCTACAACACTGTTCGGCTCTTCACCCCCTGTGCTCAGCAAAAGCAGGCTCCTGGGGACCAGGCGACAG GAACCCTTCCATCAGTGGACCTGCTGTTTAACCTGGACCGTGTTACTGTTGTGGAACATTTATTCAAGTCAGTCTTGCTATATACTTTCAACAACtccatttcttttccctttcctgttAAATGTGTATGCAACCTGGTGATAAAAGAGCCAGAGTTTTCTAGCAAGACTCTCCCTAGAGCGCCATACTCATTTACCTTTAACTCACAgtttgaatttagaaaaaaatacaaatggattGAGATTGATGTGACAGCTCCTCTTGAACCTCTGGTGGCCTCCCACAAGAGGAATATTCACATGTCTGTAAATTTTACATGTGTGAAAGACCAGCTGCAGCATCGTTCAGCACAGGACAGCCTGTTTAACATGACTCTTCTCGTAGCGCCCTCACTGCTTTTATATCTGAACGACACAAGTGCTCAGGCTTTTCACAGGTGGCATTCCCTCCACCCTAAAAAGAGGCCTTCACAGGGTCCTGACCAGAAGAGAGGGCTGTCTGCCTATCCCATGGGAGAAGAAGCTGCTGAGGGTGTAAGATCGTCCCGTCACCGGAGAGACCAGGAGAGTGTCAGCTCTGAATTGAAGAAGCCTCTGGTTCCAGCTTCATTGAATCTGAGTGAATATTTCAAACAGTTTCTTTTTCCCCAGAATGAATGTGAGCTCCATGACTTTAGACTTAGCTTTAGTCAGCTGAAGTGGGATAACTGGATTGTGGCCCCACACAAATACAACCCTAGATACTGTAAAGGGGACTGTCCCAGGGCGGTCGGACATCGGTATGGCTCTCCGGTTCACACCATGGTGCAGAACATCATCCATGAGAAACTTGACTCCTCAGTGCCGAGACCATCCTGTGTACCTGCCAAGTACAGTCCTTTGAGTGTTTTGGCCATCGAGCCTGATGGCTCAATCGCTTATAAAGAATATGAAGATATGATAGCCACTAAGTGTACCTGTCGTTAA
- the GDF9 gene encoding growth/differentiation factor 9 isoform X2, with protein sequence MKRLYKTYATKEGTPKSNRSHLYNTVRLFTPCAQQKQAPGDQATGTLPSVDLLFNLDRVTVVEHLFKSVLLYTFNNSISFPFPVKCVCNLVIKEPEFSSKTLPRAPYSFTFNSQFEFRKKYKWIEIDVTAPLEPLVASHKRNIHMSVNFTCVKDQLQHRSAQDSLFNMTLLVAPSLLLYLNDTSAQAFHRWHSLHPKKRPSQGPDQKRGLSAYPMGEEAAEGVRSSRHRRDQESVSSELKKPLVPASLNLSEYFKQFLFPQNECELHDFRLSFSQLKWDNWIVAPHKYNPRYCKGDCPRAVGHRYGSPVHTMVQNIIHEKLDSSVPRPSCVPAKYSPLSVLAIEPDGSIAYKEYEDMIATKCTCR encoded by the exons ATGAAGAGGCTCTATAAGACATACGCTACCAAGGAGGGGACCCCTAAATCCAACAGAAGCCACCTCTACAACACTGTTCGGCTCTTCACCCCCTGTGCTCAGCAAAAGCAGGCTCCTGGGGACCAGGCGACAG GAACCCTTCCATCAGTGGACCTGCTGTTTAACCTGGACCGTGTTACTGTTGTGGAACATTTATTCAAGTCAGTCTTGCTATATACTTTCAACAACtccatttcttttccctttcctgttAAATGTGTATGCAACCTGGTGATAAAAGAGCCAGAGTTTTCTAGCAAGACTCTCCCTAGAGCGCCATACTCATTTACCTTTAACTCACAgtttgaatttagaaaaaaatacaaatggattGAGATTGATGTGACAGCTCCTCTTGAACCTCTGGTGGCCTCCCACAAGAGGAATATTCACATGTCTGTAAATTTTACATGTGTGAAAGACCAGCTGCAGCATCGTTCAGCACAGGACAGCCTGTTTAACATGACTCTTCTCGTAGCGCCCTCACTGCTTTTATATCTGAACGACACAAGTGCTCAGGCTTTTCACAGGTGGCATTCCCTCCACCCTAAAAAGAGGCCTTCACAGGGTCCTGACCAGAAGAGAGGGCTGTCTGCCTATCCCATGGGAGAAGAAGCTGCTGAGGGTGTAAGATCGTCCCGTCACCGGAGAGACCAGGAGAGTGTCAGCTCTGAATTGAAGAAGCCTCTGGTTCCAGCTTCATTGAATCTGAGTGAATATTTCAAACAGTTTCTTTTTCCCCAGAATGAATGTGAGCTCCATGACTTTAGACTTAGCTTTAGTCAGCTGAAGTGGGATAACTGGATTGTGGCCCCACACAAATACAACCCTAGATACTGTAAAGGGGACTGTCCCAGGGCGGTCGGACATCGGTATGGCTCTCCGGTTCACACCATGGTGCAGAACATCATCCATGAGAAACTTGACTCCTCAGTGCCGAGACCATCCTGTGTACCTGCCAAGTACAGTCCTTTGAGTGTTTTGGCCATCGAGCCTGATGGCTCAATCGCTTATAAAGAATATGAAGATATGATAGCCACTAAGTGTACCTGTCGTTAA